A genomic region of Blattabacterium cuenoti contains the following coding sequences:
- the trmD gene encoding tRNA (guanosine(37)-N1)-methyltransferase TrmD: protein MRIDIVSVVPEIFKGPFSSFIIQRAINKGIMDIHIHDLRKYGLGKRKKVDDYPYGGGGGMVFRIEPVYQCFDKLLSERNYDEKIFMTPDGILFSQKYANALTCKKNILILCGRYKGIDQRIRDHLISKEISIGPYVLSGGELPAAVVVESIARLLPGVLHNPDSMITDSFQMEKMGSPPIYTRPEIYKGWAVPKILLSGHHKKIKEWIFQKNIQKKLNS, encoded by the coding sequence ATGCGTATAGATATTGTTAGCGTAGTTCCGGAAATTTTCAAGGGTCCTTTTTCAAGTTTTATTATTCAAAGAGCTATAAATAAAGGAATCATGGATATTCATATTCATGATTTACGAAAATATGGTTTAGGAAAGCGCAAAAAAGTAGACGACTATCCTTATGGAGGAGGAGGTGGAATGGTTTTTAGAATAGAACCTGTATATCAGTGTTTTGATAAATTATTATCAGAAAGAAATTATGATGAAAAAATTTTTATGACTCCTGATGGAATACTTTTTTCACAAAAATATGCGAATGCATTAACTTGTAAGAAAAATATTCTTATTCTGTGTGGTCGTTATAAAGGAATTGATCAGAGGATTAGAGATCACTTAATTTCCAAAGAAATATCTATTGGTCCTTATGTATTATCTGGAGGAGAATTACCTGCGGCTGTTGTAGTAGAATCCATAGCCAGATTATTACCTGGAGTCCTACATAATCCAGATTCCATGATCACGGATTCGTTTCAAATGGAAAAAATGGGATCCCCTCCTATTTACACTCGTCCAGAAATTTACAAAGGATGGGCCGTCCCAAAAATACTTTTATCTGGACATCATAAAAAAATAAAAGAATGGATTTTTCAAAAAAATATCCAAAAAAAATTGAATTCTTAA
- the argH gene encoding argininosuccinate lyase, translating into MKIWKKDKDIHPHNNRNREIEEFTSGKDSKLDILLAPHDVIGTIAHVMMLESIGLLNQKDLKILIKELRHIYIHEILTNNFQMDEGIEDVHSQIEFLLTDRLGEIGKKIHSGRSRNDQVLVDLKLFIRTEIKEIVLIVYSFFDLLLQLSEQYKNILMPGYTHYQIAMPSSFGLWFSAYAESLIDDMLLIHTAYRITNKNPLGSAAGYGSSFPLNRKMTTELLGFENLNYNVVYAQMGRGKMEKIVTEALASLASTLSKMAQDICLYLSQNFNFISFPDFLTTGSSIMPHKKNPDVFEIIRAKCNRISSLPNEISLIVSNLCSGYHRDFQIIKERFLPVFDELKKCFSIFRYMLNHIVVRKDILREDKYQHLFSVEVVNQLVLQKGYSFREAYQKVGLDIQHGRFKPFKKEISSYSHEGSIGNLCNQEIREMMQKLINKFDFEIIHQVIERLIYGKNP; encoded by the coding sequence GTGAAAATTTGGAAAAAAGATAAAGATATCCATCCTCATAATAATAGGAATAGAGAAATAGAAGAATTTACTTCAGGTAAAGATTCAAAATTAGATATACTTTTAGCCCCACATGATGTCATTGGAACCATCGCTCATGTGATGATGTTAGAAAGTATTGGATTATTAAATCAAAAAGATTTAAAAATTTTAATTAAGGAACTGCGTCACATTTATATACACGAAATATTAACAAATAATTTTCAAATGGATGAGGGAATAGAGGATGTTCATTCTCAAATAGAATTTTTGTTAACAGATCGTTTAGGAGAAATTGGAAAGAAAATTCACAGTGGGAGATCCAGAAATGATCAAGTATTGGTAGATTTGAAACTTTTTATTCGTACAGAAATCAAAGAAATTGTATTAATAGTCTATTCTTTTTTTGATTTATTATTACAATTAAGTGAACAATATAAAAATATATTAATGCCTGGTTATACTCATTATCAAATTGCTATGCCTTCTTCTTTTGGACTTTGGTTTTCTGCATATGCGGAAAGTTTAATAGATGATATGTTATTAATTCACACAGCTTATCGGATTACTAACAAGAATCCTTTAGGTTCCGCTGCTGGCTACGGTTCTTCTTTTCCTTTAAATCGTAAAATGACAACGGAATTATTAGGATTTGAAAATTTAAATTATAATGTTGTATATGCTCAAATGGGACGTGGAAAAATGGAAAAAATAGTAACAGAAGCCCTTGCTTCTTTAGCCAGTACTTTGAGTAAAATGGCCCAAGATATTTGCTTATATTTAAGTCAAAACTTCAATTTCATTAGTTTTCCTGATTTTCTTACTACCGGATCTAGTATTATGCCTCATAAGAAAAATCCAGATGTTTTTGAAATCATACGAGCTAAATGCAATAGAATATCTTCATTGCCTAATGAAATTTCTTTAATTGTGTCCAATTTGTGTTCCGGATACCATAGAGATTTTCAAATAATTAAAGAAAGATTTTTACCTGTTTTTGATGAATTGAAAAAATGTTTTTCTATATTTAGGTACATGTTGAATCATATTGTGGTTAGAAAGGACATTCTTCGAGAGGATAAGTATCAACACTTATTCAGTGTAGAAGTCGTCAATCAACTTGTCCTACAGAAAGGATATTCTTTTAGAGAAGCTTATCAAAAGGTTGGTTTGGATATTCAACATGGACGTTTTAAACCCTTTAAGAAAGAAATTTCTTCTTATTCTCATGAAGGAAGTATAGGTAATTTGTGTAATCAAGAAATTAGAGAAATGATGCAAAAACTGATAAATAAATTTGATTTTGAGATCATCCACCAAGTTATTGAACGGTTAATTTATGGAAAAAATCCATAA
- the der gene encoding ribosome biogenesis GTPase Der translates to MSYIVSIVGRPNVGKSTLFNRLVGRRKAIVHVKSGVTRDRIYGKSEWNGVHFSLVDTGGYNPTHNNLLDAEITKQILIAIKEADIILFLVDIKIGILDTDIEISQLLRKHKKSILLVVNKVDNGKYMYHNTDFFRLGFREYYYISAINGSGTGELLDRLIELLKALGRKEIVEKEVIPRLSVIGRPNVGKSTLINSFLEKNHHIVTNVSGTTRDSLDVLCKKWGYKCILVDTPGVRKKSKISESLEFYSTMRTVRSIEYTDICLLMVDAVRGWEAQDRNIFRLVEKNQKGIIILINKWDLLNPGKNCSIQKNFEIFIRKKIAPFDNVPILFISAKNKDGIYNILPIADQIFQIRKKRLKTNLLNRVMLPIFQKNPPPSVQKKLITIKYCTQLPTSTPKFIFFSNFPHYIKESYKRFIENKIRDHFDFRGVPIQIFFRKK, encoded by the coding sequence ATGAGTTACATCGTATCTATAGTGGGACGTCCAAATGTTGGAAAATCTACTTTATTCAACCGTCTTGTAGGACGAAGAAAAGCTATTGTTCATGTCAAAAGTGGAGTTACACGAGATCGTATTTATGGAAAATCGGAATGGAATGGAGTTCATTTTTCTTTGGTAGATACAGGTGGTTATAATCCAACCCATAACAATCTACTGGATGCAGAAATTACCAAACAAATTTTAATAGCCATAAAAGAGGCAGATATCATTTTATTTTTAGTGGATATAAAAATAGGGATACTAGATACAGATATAGAAATATCTCAACTACTTAGAAAACATAAAAAATCGATTTTATTAGTAGTGAATAAAGTAGATAACGGAAAATACATGTATCATAATACAGATTTTTTTCGTTTAGGATTTAGGGAATATTACTACATATCCGCTATAAATGGAAGTGGTACGGGCGAATTACTGGATAGATTAATAGAACTATTGAAAGCTTTAGGAAGAAAAGAAATAGTGGAAAAAGAGGTGATTCCCCGTCTTTCGGTGATAGGACGTCCAAATGTTGGAAAATCTACATTGATTAACTCTTTTTTGGAAAAAAACCATCATATTGTCACAAATGTTTCTGGTACTACGAGAGATAGTCTCGATGTTTTATGCAAAAAATGGGGATATAAATGTATTTTAGTGGATACACCTGGAGTAAGAAAAAAATCAAAAATAAGTGAAAGTCTTGAATTTTATTCTACTATGAGAACAGTAAGAAGCATTGAATATACAGATATCTGTCTTTTAATGGTAGATGCGGTTCGTGGATGGGAGGCACAGGATAGAAATATTTTTAGATTAGTTGAAAAAAATCAGAAAGGAATAATCATTCTTATTAACAAATGGGATTTATTGAATCCTGGAAAAAATTGTTCTATACAAAAGAATTTCGAAATTTTCATTCGAAAAAAGATTGCTCCATTTGACAATGTTCCCATCCTTTTTATCTCTGCAAAAAATAAAGATGGAATATATAACATTCTCCCCATAGCTGATCAGATTTTCCAAATACGTAAAAAAAGATTAAAAACGAATTTATTAAATAGAGTTATGTTACCCATTTTTCAAAAAAATCCTCCTCCATCTGTACAAAAAAAATTGATTACCATTAAATATTGTACTCAGTTACCGACATCCACACCAAAGTTTATTTTTTTCTCTAATTTTCCTCATTATATAAAAGAATCTTATAAAAGATTTATTGAAAATAAAATTCGTGATCACTTCGATTTTAGAGGAGTCCCCATACAAATTTTTTTTAGGAAAAAATAA
- the gyrB gene encoding DNA topoisomerase (ATP-hydrolyzing) subunit B, translated as MSNKNTDYTADSIQSLEGIEHIRRRPSMYIGDVGIRGLHHLVYEVIDNSVDESLAGYCNKIWVTIHKNGFITVMDNGRGIPIDIHKKEGKSALEVVMTKIGAGGKFDKNSYKISGGLHGVGISCVNALSKRLIVTVYRNGKVYQQEYLRGTPLDRVQCLGTTNLQGTKIHYIADNSIFNSITYHYEILSTRLKELAFLNKGLHLFLKDERSHIEEDPKQEYFFSKNGLKEYLTILDKNQEPLTRNMIFIEGEKENTIVEVAMQYNTSFKERIYSYVNNINTSEGGTHISGFRRALTRTFKKYTDGLLSNKDNKKDKVDLTGDDFREGLTAIISVRVMEPQFEGQTKTKLSNHEVGGIVDKIVGEMLNSYLEENPSDRRKIIDKVILSAKARQAAKKARELIQKKNPIYNSILPGKLADCSFNNPENCEIYLVEGDSAGGTAKQGRDRSFQAILPLRGKILNVEKAMQHKIFENEEIRNIFTSLGVSIGTEEDPKNLNVKKLRYNKIIIMTDADIDGSHISTLILTLFFRYMKPLIEKGHIYIATPPLYLIRKGNHSQYAWSDEERENILQRLGGRKKVNVQRYKGLGEMNAEQLWETTMNPKKRTLRKVHIENISEADKIFSILMGEEVPPRRNFIEKNAIYAKIDV; from the coding sequence ATGAGTAATAAAAATACAGATTATACAGCAGATAGCATCCAATCCCTAGAAGGGATTGAACATATAAGGCGTAGACCTTCTATGTATATTGGAGACGTGGGAATTAGAGGATTGCATCATTTAGTATATGAAGTGATCGATAATTCCGTAGATGAATCATTAGCAGGTTATTGTAATAAAATATGGGTGACCATTCACAAAAATGGATTTATTACAGTCATGGATAATGGTCGGGGGATCCCTATCGATATTCATAAAAAAGAAGGAAAGTCTGCTCTTGAAGTAGTCATGACTAAAATAGGAGCGGGTGGAAAATTTGACAAAAACTCCTATAAAATTTCTGGAGGATTGCATGGGGTAGGGATATCCTGTGTCAATGCCTTATCCAAAAGACTTATAGTGACAGTTTATCGTAACGGAAAAGTTTACCAACAAGAATATTTGAGAGGAACACCTCTTGATCGGGTACAATGTTTGGGAACAACGAATCTGCAAGGAACAAAAATTCATTATATAGCTGATAATTCTATTTTCAATTCGATCACATATCATTATGAAATATTATCCACACGTTTGAAAGAATTAGCTTTTCTAAATAAAGGATTGCACTTATTTTTAAAAGACGAAAGGAGTCACATAGAAGAAGACCCAAAACAAGAGTATTTTTTCTCTAAAAATGGATTAAAAGAATACCTCACTATTCTAGATAAGAATCAAGAACCCTTAACAAGGAACATGATTTTTATTGAAGGAGAAAAAGAAAATACCATTGTAGAAGTAGCAATGCAGTACAATACCTCTTTCAAAGAGAGAATTTATTCTTATGTGAATAATATCAATACTTCGGAAGGAGGGACTCATATTTCTGGATTTCGAAGAGCATTAACAAGAACATTTAAGAAATACACGGATGGACTTTTATCCAACAAAGATAATAAAAAAGACAAAGTAGATTTGACGGGAGATGATTTCCGAGAAGGTCTTACAGCTATTATATCTGTAAGGGTGATGGAACCTCAATTTGAAGGACAAACTAAAACAAAATTAAGCAATCACGAAGTAGGAGGAATTGTAGATAAAATTGTGGGGGAGATGTTAAACAGTTATCTAGAAGAAAACCCCAGTGATAGAAGAAAAATTATTGATAAAGTCATCTTATCGGCTAAAGCACGTCAAGCTGCTAAAAAAGCTCGTGAATTAATACAAAAAAAGAATCCCATATACAATAGCATTTTACCTGGAAAATTAGCGGATTGTTCTTTCAATAATCCAGAAAATTGTGAAATTTATTTGGTAGAAGGAGATTCTGCAGGAGGAACGGCTAAACAAGGTAGAGATCGTAGCTTTCAAGCTATCTTACCTTTACGAGGGAAGATCCTAAATGTAGAAAAGGCAATGCAACATAAAATATTTGAAAATGAAGAAATTAGGAATATATTTACATCGCTGGGGGTTTCTATTGGAACCGAAGAAGATCCAAAAAATTTAAATGTAAAAAAACTTAGATATAATAAAATTATTATTATGACAGATGCAGATATAGATGGAAGTCATATTTCCACTTTGATTTTAACATTGTTCTTTCGTTATATGAAACCATTAATAGAAAAGGGACACATCTATATTGCGACCCCTCCTCTTTATTTAATCCGAAAAGGAAATCATTCTCAATATGCTTGGAGTGATGAGGAAAGAGAAAACATTCTCCAAAGATTAGGAGGAAGAAAAAAGGTCAATGTACAACGTTATAAAGGATTAGGAGAAATGAATGCGGAACAACTTTGGGAAACTACTATGAATCCCAAAAAAAGGACCTTACGCAAGGTTCATATAGAAAACATTTCGGAAGCCGATAAAATATTTTCTATTCTTATGGGAGAGGAAGTCCCTCCACGTAGAAATTTCATAGAAAAAAATGCAATTTATGCAAAAATTGATGTTTAG
- a CDS encoding dicarboxylate/amino acid:cation symporter, translating into MSIGMKVKKEKILLIAFLSVLAYVFIHLSKSFFGLDKGILCMLRCFVISLFIFYAFLKKDLTTWILLSIIIGIEVGLDQPKIAIELRFLSQIFLRMIKTIIAPILFSTLIVGIASHSNIKQLGSMGWKSLLYFEIVTTLALFIGLIAINVSQAGVGIVMPSGMMEQQLPKVESRSWQDTILHVFPENFIKSIYHGDVLPIVVFSVIFGVSMVFLDEKKRSPLLLFAESLSEIMFKFTKIIMYFAPIGVGSAIAYTVGHMGLDILYNLFQLLLTLYIALLIFLIVVLFPILLWIKVPLRGFVKALTEPVSLAFATTSSESALPLLMENLEKLGVPRKIVAFVIPTGYSFNLDGTTLYLSLATVFVAQASGIPLSFSQQIFIGLTLILTSKGVAGVPRASLVILLATVASFGLPTWPILAIIGIDELMDMARTTVNVIGNGLASCVIARSEGELDDKKMLDYIKREN; encoded by the coding sequence ATGAGTATTGGAATGAAAGTAAAAAAAGAAAAAATTTTACTAATAGCATTTTTAAGTGTTTTAGCATATGTTTTTATCCACTTATCAAAATCATTTTTTGGATTAGATAAAGGGATTCTTTGCATGTTGAGATGTTTCGTTATATCTCTATTCATATTTTATGCATTTCTGAAAAAGGACTTAACAACTTGGATTTTGTTATCCATCATCATAGGAATAGAAGTCGGATTAGATCAACCGAAGATTGCTATAGAACTAAGATTTTTATCTCAAATATTTTTGAGAATGATCAAAACGATTATAGCTCCAATATTATTTTCCACTTTAATAGTGGGTATAGCTAGTCACTCTAATATTAAACAATTAGGGAGTATGGGATGGAAATCTCTCCTGTATTTCGAAATAGTAACGACTTTAGCCTTGTTCATTGGTCTTATTGCCATTAATGTATCTCAAGCAGGAGTAGGAATTGTAATGCCTTCAGGAATGATGGAACAGCAATTACCGAAAGTAGAAAGTAGATCTTGGCAAGATACGATCCTTCATGTTTTTCCAGAAAATTTCATTAAATCTATTTATCATGGAGATGTATTACCTATTGTGGTATTTTCCGTTATTTTTGGTGTATCTATGGTTTTTTTGGATGAAAAAAAACGTAGTCCTCTATTACTATTTGCAGAGAGTCTTTCAGAGATCATGTTTAAATTTACTAAGATCATCATGTATTTTGCTCCTATAGGAGTAGGATCTGCTATCGCTTATACAGTAGGACATATGGGATTGGATATATTATATAATCTTTTTCAATTATTATTGACCCTTTATATTGCTTTGCTTATATTTTTAATAGTGGTTTTATTCCCTATTCTTTTGTGGATTAAAGTTCCTTTAAGAGGGTTTGTCAAAGCCTTAACGGAACCTGTATCCTTAGCGTTTGCTACTACAAGTTCCGAATCGGCCTTACCTCTTCTTATGGAAAATTTAGAAAAATTAGGTGTTCCTAGAAAAATTGTTGCTTTTGTGATTCCTACAGGTTATAGTTTTAATTTAGATGGAACAACTCTTTATTTATCTTTAGCTACTGTGTTTGTAGCACAAGCTTCTGGAATTCCTTTGAGTTTTAGTCAACAAATATTTATAGGTTTAACTTTAATTTTAACTAGTAAAGGTGTTGCTGGAGTACCCAGAGCGTCTTTAGTAATTCTTTTAGCTACTGTAGCGTCTTTTGGGTTACCTACTTGGCCAATATTAGCAATTATAGGAATAGATGAATTGATGGATATGGCTCGAACTACTGTAAACGTTATAGGAAATGGATTGGCAAGTTGTGTCATTGCTCGTTCAGAAGGAGAATTAGACGATAAAAAAATGTTAGATTATATAAAACGTGAGAACTAA
- a CDS encoding undecaprenyl-diphosphate phosphatase — protein MNYIQSILLGIIEGLTEFFPISSTGHMILAASIMGILDKTITKLFLISVQFGAVFSMVFLYRKKFFFQKADFYLKIFLASFPIGIFGFLLNSRTNLFLGNPLIVAFFLIIGGIILLKVENVYGKNLDKSNHINYFQAFIIGLCQCMAIIPGVSRSAATIAACMLQNIHRIKAIEFSFFLSVPVIVIATCKKLFDYYFQLIYFSFPCNFRLIIPIGKELLLQEIQLLIIGNIVAFITGILSIKCFMAYLKRNNFKLFGYYRIIFGLLFIVIHYVFQPIGKFKF, from the coding sequence ATGAATTATATTCAATCAATCCTATTAGGGATTATTGAAGGTCTTACAGAATTTTTTCCTATTTCTTCTACAGGACATATGATCCTTGCAGCTTCCATTATGGGAATACTCGATAAAACAATCACGAAATTATTCCTGATATCTGTTCAATTTGGAGCGGTTTTTTCGATGGTTTTTTTATATCGAAAAAAATTTTTTTTTCAAAAAGCAGATTTTTATCTAAAAATTTTTCTGGCTAGTTTTCCTATAGGAATTTTTGGTTTTTTATTGAATAGCAGAACAAATTTATTCTTAGGAAATCCACTCATCGTCGCTTTTTTTCTTATTATAGGAGGAATAATTCTTTTGAAAGTGGAAAATGTTTATGGAAAAAATTTGGATAAAAGTAATCATATCAATTATTTTCAAGCTTTTATTATTGGATTATGCCAATGTATGGCTATAATTCCAGGAGTATCTAGAAGTGCGGCTACGATAGCTGCTTGTATGTTACAAAATATTCATAGAATCAAGGCTATTGAATTTTCTTTTTTTTTATCTGTTCCGGTTATTGTTATTGCCACATGTAAAAAATTATTTGACTATTATTTTCAATTAATTTATTTCAGTTTTCCATGTAATTTTCGTCTTATCATTCCCATAGGCAAAGAACTTTTACTACAAGAAATCCAGTTATTGATTATTGGAAATATAGTCGCTTTCATTACAGGAATTTTATCGATAAAATGTTTTATGGCTTATTTAAAAAGAAATAATTTTAAATTGTTTGGATATTATCGAATTATTTTTGGACTGTTATTCATTGTGATCCATTATGTTTTTCAACCGATTGGAAAGTTCAAGTTTTGA
- the truB gene encoding tRNA pseudouridine(55) synthase TruB, whose amino-acid sequence MKNLSESAFEKDQLLLIDKPWGWTSFEVVKIIRKKIRSFFGENLKIGHAGTLDPLATGLLIVLIGRKYTKKVDYIQNYKKTYTGIIKLGCMTQSFDSETEEYNLSSTSHITHELVQEISKKFNGEINQYPPDFSALRMKGKRLYEYARKGKKINHMKPRRVKIYKFHILKIGIPYIQFFVECGKGTYIRSIAKDFGIAIKSGAYLLSLRRESIGPFSIKNSYSMDFELSNSKRMNLTG is encoded by the coding sequence TTGAAAAATTTATCAGAATCCGCATTCGAAAAGGATCAGCTTTTATTAATAGATAAACCGTGGGGGTGGACTTCTTTTGAAGTTGTGAAAATAATCAGAAAAAAAATTAGGAGTTTTTTTGGAGAAAACTTAAAAATAGGACATGCGGGTACTCTAGATCCTCTTGCTACAGGACTTTTAATTGTTCTTATAGGGAGAAAATATACCAAAAAAGTGGATTATATTCAAAATTATAAAAAAACTTATACAGGAATTATCAAACTGGGTTGTATGACCCAATCTTTTGATTCAGAAACCGAAGAATATAATTTATCTTCCACTTCACATATCACCCATGAACTTGTTCAAGAAATATCTAAAAAATTTAATGGAGAAATAAATCAATATCCACCTGATTTTTCCGCCTTACGAATGAAAGGAAAACGATTATACGAATATGCTAGAAAAGGCAAAAAAATCAATCATATGAAACCTAGAAGAGTCAAAATTTATAAATTTCATATCTTAAAAATTGGAATCCCCTATATTCAATTTTTTGTAGAATGTGGGAAAGGAACTTATATTCGATCCATCGCCAAAGATTTTGGAATAGCGATAAAAAGCGGAGCATATCTTCTTTCTTTAAGAAGAGAAAGCATAGGTCCTTTTTCTATTAAGAATAGTTATTCTATGGATTTTGAACTTTCAAATTCAAAAAGGATGAATCTTACAGGTTAG
- the rpsP gene encoding 30S ribosomal protein S16, with amino-acid sequence MSVKIRLKRIGKKHRPIYHIVVADSRAPRDGKFIEKLGTYNPHTDPPSTVLKIQKSVLWLMKGAQPTDTVRSIFSKKGVLLKKHLLEGVKKGAFSDEEAHQKFHVWSEKKITNL; translated from the coding sequence ATGTCTGTTAAAATACGTTTAAAAAGAATCGGGAAAAAACATAGGCCTATTTACCATATAGTGGTAGCTGATTCTCGTGCTCCAAGAGATGGTAAATTTATTGAAAAACTAGGGACTTACAATCCTCATACTGATCCTCCTTCAACAGTATTAAAAATACAAAAGTCTGTATTGTGGTTAATGAAAGGTGCACAACCAACAGATACAGTAAGATCCATTTTTTCTAAAAAAGGAGTGTTACTAAAAAAACATTTATTAGAAGGAGTTAAAAAGGGGGCATTTAGTGATGAAGAAGCCCATCAAAAATTTCATGTTTGGTCAGAAAAAAAAATAACTAACCTGTAA
- the ruvA gene encoding Holliday junction branch migration protein RuvA: MITHLRGKLIEKNQSYLIIDCNGVGYSLHISSYTYSSLLEEEGKEIFIYTYLFIKDNQHILYGFFDKIERKIFSHLISVNGIGPSSAITILSSLTPYKIEESISKEDIEVFNHVKGIGRKTAHRIIIELKDKISTIPKKGKNVNFFDHSPSFIKKEALSALIVLGFSPKESKKVLEDILDKNPESTTVENLIKESLKKL; this comes from the coding sequence GTGATCACACATTTAAGAGGAAAGTTAATTGAAAAAAATCAATCTTATTTAATAATAGATTGTAATGGAGTCGGATATTCCCTTCATATATCTTCGTATACCTATTCTTCTTTATTGGAAGAAGAAGGAAAAGAAATTTTTATATATACTTATCTTTTTATCAAGGATAATCAACATATATTGTATGGTTTTTTTGATAAAATAGAAAGAAAAATATTTTCTCATTTGATATCCGTAAATGGGATCGGTCCAAGTTCTGCTATAACCATATTGTCTTCCTTAACACCATATAAAATAGAAGAATCTATATCTAAAGAAGATATAGAAGTATTCAATCATGTGAAGGGAATTGGAAGAAAAACTGCTCATAGAATTATCATAGAACTGAAAGATAAAATTTCTACTATTCCTAAAAAAGGAAAAAACGTTAACTTTTTCGATCATTCCCCTTCTTTCATAAAAAAAGAAGCTTTAAGTGCTTTGATCGTACTAGGTTTTTCTCCTAAAGAATCTAAAAAAGTTTTAGAGGATATCTTGGATAAAAATCCGGAATCTACTACTGTAGAAAATCTTATCAAAGAATCTTTAAAAAAATTGTAA
- a CDS encoding diphosphomevalonate/mevalonate 3,5-bisphosphate decarboxylase family protein yields MKKSCFFYKKKNSLVTNGVVTKKSPSNIALIKYWGKHKNKIQIPSNSSISYSLGNIYTETRLIYHLREKKKRSIRIFFSGKENTSFLPKILEFFHRISLYCSYLRDFNFVIETKNTFPHSSGIASSASSMSALALCIMEIEKKLVASLEEDFFLKKASFLARLGSGSACRSIYPGLVVWGFHKSIKGSNNLYAIPYPYKIHPIFTKMGDTILVIDEYPKKILSSKGHQLMIHHPYAKERFKCANKNMDRLISILKMGDLQEFGKLIEHEALTLHAMIMTSHPYFLWMKPNTLHVLYKVWDFRKQSKKNIYFTLDAGANVHLLYPIQEKVSIIKWIYSDLFSFCKKIIESFCQ; encoded by the coding sequence TTGAAGAAAAGTTGTTTTTTTTATAAAAAAAAAAATTCTCTAGTTACAAATGGAGTAGTTACGAAAAAAAGTCCTTCCAATATCGCTCTGATAAAATATTGGGGTAAGCATAAAAATAAAATTCAAATTCCGTCTAATTCGTCTATTAGTTATTCTCTAGGAAATATTTATACAGAGACACGATTAATTTATCATCTGAGAGAAAAAAAAAAGAGGTCTATAAGAATTTTCTTTTCTGGAAAAGAAAATACTAGTTTTCTTCCAAAAATTTTGGAATTTTTTCATAGGATTTCACTTTATTGTTCTTATTTACGAGATTTCAATTTTGTGATAGAAACCAAGAATACTTTTCCACACAGTAGTGGAATAGCTTCTTCTGCCTCCTCTATGAGTGCTTTAGCTTTATGTATCATGGAAATAGAAAAAAAATTAGTTGCTTCTTTAGAAGAAGATTTTTTTTTAAAAAAAGCATCTTTTTTAGCCAGATTGGGTTCTGGTAGCGCTTGTCGATCTATATATCCTGGACTTGTGGTTTGGGGGTTTCACAAATCCATAAAGGGAAGCAATAATCTTTATGCTATCCCTTATCCCTATAAAATACACCCTATTTTTACAAAGATGGGAGATACTATTTTAGTAATAGATGAATATCCTAAAAAAATTTTGAGTTCAAAAGGACATCAACTAATGATTCACCACCCTTATGCTAAAGAAAGATTTAAATGTGCTAATAAAAATATGGATAGACTAATATCCATATTAAAAATGGGGGATTTACAAGAATTTGGAAAATTAATAGAACATGAAGCTTTGACATTACATGCCATGATTATGACCTCTCATCCCTATTTCTTATGGATGAAACCGAATACACTTCACGTACTTTATAAAGTATGGGATTTTAGAAAACAAAGCAAAAAAAATATCTATTTTACACTAGATGCAGGAGCAAATGTTCACCTTTTATATCCTATTCAAGAAAAAGTCTCCATCATAAAATGGATATATAGTGATCTTTTCTCTTTTTGTAAAAAAATTATCGAAAGTTTTTGTCAATAA